The Mycolicibacterium mageritense genome contains a region encoding:
- a CDS encoding DsbA family protein → MSRITRLAFGVIAAVIAVVAVLMLRAEADRPGTETPSADAPATLTNSALVRPNSHRLTDPADSRVTVVEFLDFECEACRDAFPAVERLRGEYGDRVTFVLRYFPIPSHINGELAARAVEAAAQQGKLVPMYQKMYETQAAWGEKTESQRAVFVGFATELGLDIARFEHDLDAPGTAERVRADRTDGMKSGVRGTPTFFVNGTKFSGAPSYEALKAAIDEELS, encoded by the coding sequence ATGTCGCGGATTACTCGACTGGCGTTCGGTGTCATCGCGGCGGTGATCGCGGTGGTCGCGGTGCTGATGCTGCGTGCCGAGGCCGACCGCCCGGGCACGGAGACGCCTTCGGCGGATGCGCCCGCGACACTCACCAATTCGGCGTTGGTGCGTCCCAACAGCCACCGCCTCACCGATCCGGCCGACAGCCGGGTCACGGTCGTCGAGTTCCTGGATTTCGAATGTGAAGCCTGTCGCGACGCCTTTCCGGCGGTGGAACGGCTACGAGGTGAATACGGCGATCGCGTGACGTTCGTGCTGCGGTACTTCCCGATTCCCAGCCACATCAACGGCGAGCTGGCCGCTCGCGCGGTCGAAGCCGCAGCGCAACAAGGCAAGTTGGTACCGATGTACCAGAAGATGTATGAGACGCAAGCCGCTTGGGGCGAGAAGACCGAATCACAGCGGGCCGTGTTCGTCGGGTTCGCGACGGAACTCGGCCTCGACATCGCGCGGTTTGAGCACGATCTGGACGCGCCCGGCACGGCCGAACGCGTACGCGCCGACCGCACCGACGGGATGAAATCGGGTGTCAGGGGAACCCCCACATTTTTCGTCAACGGCACCAAGTTCAGCGGCGCACCGAGTTACGAGGCGCTCAAGGCCGCCATCGACGAGGAGCTGAGCTGA
- a CDS encoding L,D-transpeptidase, with product MFDRPRRYLTLVVIAGVVLVAAPQSRSSVAAIALPDVPAAAEAEEPAPPVVRIEIDGATDGVAPVGTVRAAATSGVLADVRMVNEQGRVVAGRLTADGTEWIPAEPLGYGRTYTLSATGRGSDSTTVTEISRFSTVVPQNQTRVELTTTSGAALVEGATYGVGTVVVARFDEPIEDRAAAERQLKVTTTPSVEGAWYWINDRKAHWRPREYFPAGTRVDVDASIYGIQLGDGLYGQQDNRVSFRIGRSHVTIADDLTKQISVYEDGVLVRTMPTSMGRGGTETVNGKTIHFWTQRGVYTVMDKANPVLMDSSTYGLPVDSPSGYRISVPYATRISPDGIYLHQLEDTVWAQGETNVSAGCLNLSAVHAKWFYEFSQPGDVVEIRNTGGEPLQHWQNGDWSVPWEQWRQGSALRS from the coding sequence ATGTTTGACCGCCCACGCCGGTATCTGACGTTGGTCGTCATTGCCGGGGTCGTGCTGGTGGCCGCACCGCAGAGCCGGTCGTCGGTCGCGGCGATCGCCCTGCCGGACGTTCCGGCGGCCGCCGAGGCTGAAGAGCCTGCGCCGCCGGTGGTCAGGATCGAGATCGACGGCGCGACCGACGGCGTGGCACCGGTCGGGACGGTACGGGCGGCCGCGACGTCGGGCGTGCTGGCCGACGTGCGGATGGTCAACGAGCAGGGCAGGGTGGTCGCGGGGCGGTTGACCGCCGACGGTACGGAATGGATCCCTGCCGAACCGCTCGGCTACGGCCGCACCTACACGCTGAGCGCGACAGGTCGTGGCTCGGACTCGACTACGGTGACCGAGATTTCGCGATTCTCGACCGTGGTGCCCCAGAACCAAACCCGCGTGGAGCTGACCACCACCTCCGGCGCGGCCCTCGTCGAAGGGGCGACCTACGGAGTCGGCACGGTGGTGGTGGCCCGCTTCGACGAGCCCATCGAGGACCGCGCTGCCGCCGAACGGCAATTGAAGGTCACCACCACGCCGTCGGTGGAGGGCGCGTGGTACTGGATCAACGACCGCAAGGCGCACTGGCGGCCCCGCGAGTACTTCCCGGCGGGCACCCGCGTCGACGTCGACGCCAGCATCTACGGAATCCAGCTGGGGGACGGGCTCTACGGTCAGCAGGACAACCGCGTGAGCTTCCGGATCGGCCGGTCGCACGTCACGATCGCCGACGACCTGACCAAGCAGATCAGCGTCTACGAAGACGGTGTGCTCGTGCGGACCATGCCGACATCCATGGGCCGGGGTGGCACCGAGACCGTCAACGGCAAGACGATTCACTTCTGGACCCAGCGCGGCGTCTACACCGTCATGGACAAGGCCAACCCGGTACTGATGGATTCGTCGACCTACGGACTGCCGGTGGACTCGCCGTCGGGGTACCGGATCAGCGTGCCGTATGCCACCCGGATCAGTCCGGACGGGATCTACCTGCATCAGCTCGAGGACACCGTGTGGGCACAAGGTGAGACCAACGTCTCGGCGGGCTGCCTGAATCTGTCGGCCGTGCACGCGAAATGGTTCTACGAGTTCTCGCAACCAGGCGATGTGGTCGAGATCCGCAACACCGGCGGTGAACCGCTGCAACACTGGCAGAACGGAGATTGGAGTGTGCCATGGGAGCAGTGGCGTCAGGGCAGTGCCTTGCGCAGCTAG
- a CDS encoding M56 family metallopeptidase, whose protein sequence is MNAGICLLVYGVVLVWGSPVVLTRFGRGMSPGYAVTVWLTTIVLAVGAWIAAAASMLRELLIEDAAVPVKFCLDMLLALNHFGWPGRLTLAAVSAAVSAISAVVLWRLVKSVQRLWSRSREHAHAAHVLGTPTARPGVVTLPADHAAAYCVAGRPDAIVVTTGALAALDEPELAAVLAHEQAHLAGRHPQLMMALRALALAMPRLPLFTAAVGAVGRLVEMCADDSAARRHGRETLLCGLVSLADSRSSRPPALGAADTEVLARVSRLATPAMWGARLRERILLSVVLAAVVLAPPVITFWCHA, encoded by the coding sequence GTGAACGCCGGCATCTGCCTGCTCGTCTACGGAGTGGTGTTGGTGTGGGGCAGTCCCGTGGTGTTGACCCGGTTCGGTCGCGGCATGAGTCCCGGCTACGCGGTGACGGTGTGGTTGACGACGATCGTGCTCGCCGTCGGTGCGTGGATCGCGGCCGCGGCCAGCATGCTTCGCGAACTGCTGATCGAGGATGCCGCCGTACCCGTGAAGTTCTGCCTGGACATGCTCTTGGCGCTCAACCACTTTGGTTGGCCCGGGCGGCTCACGCTGGCCGCTGTCAGCGCAGCCGTCTCGGCGATATCGGCGGTGGTGCTGTGGCGTCTGGTGAAGTCGGTGCAACGCTTGTGGTCTCGCAGCCGCGAACACGCTCACGCCGCGCACGTGCTCGGTACCCCGACCGCGCGGCCCGGTGTGGTGACCCTGCCGGCAGATCATGCCGCGGCCTACTGTGTGGCCGGTCGCCCCGACGCCATCGTCGTGACCACGGGTGCGCTCGCGGCCCTCGACGAGCCCGAACTCGCGGCGGTGCTCGCGCACGAGCAGGCCCATCTCGCGGGTAGGCACCCGCAGCTCATGATGGCGTTGCGCGCGCTCGCCTTGGCGATGCCGCGGCTGCCGTTGTTCACCGCGGCAGTGGGCGCAGTCGGCCGCCTGGTGGAGATGTGCGCTGACGACAGCGCCGCGCGCCGGCACGGCCGGGAGACGTTGTTGTGCGGCCTGGTCAGCCTCGCGGACTCGCGCTCAAGCCGGCCGCCGGCACTCGGGGCGGCCGACACCGAGGTGCTGGCTCGCGTCAGCCGGCTGGCCACGCCCGCGATGTGGGGCGCGCGGCTTCGCGAGCGGATCCTGCTGTCGGTCGTACTCGCCGCTGTCGTGCTCGCGCCGCCGGTGATCACCTTCTGGTGCCACGCGTGA
- a CDS encoding acyltransferase family protein, producing MQLIQSDPVLTTSADARVRDDLIGLAGIAIILVVVCHAWFGRVSAAIDVLLVLAGFVLGARVIGSVGNFRALGADAAWLVRRSLPALVLTLGAGAVLTVSVQPQTRWEAFADQTLATLGFWQNWQLLWTASDYVQASETVTPLQHLWVVSLLGQIFAGFLMLTAVVTMVARGDSGSARTVLLWATGVAMAASFGYAVTVHSSNHLLAYYSSVARAWEVLAGVLAAAIVVRVDFPRWARAFVTALGLIAIVLCGTVVDGVAEDAWPWVVVPVAASVLIILCGAQRDSLPRGVDALRGVVFVAAGTIAYEVYLWHWPLLIFWLAHVNDDTVGVAEGGVVLLTAAVAAFATARLVDGPRESNHVRQLLSGSVIVVLAAALAVTSLGWQGHVALARASGAELSALSARDYPGAEALIEGRKVARLPTRPTALEAAEDMPPATIDGCVTDFPGVDVKTCVYGDPTAQRTIALAGGSHSEHWLTALHALGRQHRFKVTTYLKMGCPLTTKDVPLIAGSPDLYPQCRTWSDNALARIIADRPDYVFFTSTRPILTGPGDYVPDYYLGIWDELSANGIRMLGMRDTPWMLKQGWFFSPVDCLAAGGDADGCGLPRYEALAERNPTLDHLADYPLMTALDLSDAVCGPDMCRAVEGNVLVYHDAHHLSATYVRTLTRELGRQLRGATRWW from the coding sequence GTGCAGCTGATACAGAGCGATCCGGTTCTCACCACTTCCGCCGATGCGCGGGTCCGCGACGATCTGATCGGGCTCGCCGGGATCGCCATCATTCTGGTGGTTGTCTGCCACGCCTGGTTCGGGCGTGTCTCGGCGGCAATCGACGTCCTGCTGGTGCTGGCGGGTTTTGTCCTCGGGGCACGTGTGATCGGCAGCGTCGGGAACTTTCGGGCATTGGGTGCCGACGCCGCGTGGCTGGTGCGTCGGTCACTGCCTGCCCTGGTTCTGACCCTGGGCGCGGGTGCTGTGCTTACCGTGAGTGTCCAGCCGCAGACCCGGTGGGAGGCATTCGCCGACCAGACACTGGCGACCCTGGGGTTCTGGCAGAACTGGCAATTGCTATGGACGGCAAGCGATTATGTGCAGGCGAGCGAGACGGTCACGCCGTTGCAGCACCTGTGGGTGGTCTCGCTGCTGGGACAGATCTTCGCCGGGTTCCTCATGCTCACCGCGGTGGTCACGATGGTCGCACGCGGTGACAGTGGGAGCGCACGAACTGTCCTACTGTGGGCGACGGGCGTGGCGATGGCCGCATCTTTCGGCTATGCGGTCACGGTGCATTCGAGCAATCACCTGCTGGCCTACTACAGCAGCGTGGCCCGCGCGTGGGAGGTTCTGGCCGGCGTACTGGCCGCGGCGATCGTGGTCCGCGTCGACTTCCCCAGGTGGGCACGGGCCTTCGTGACGGCGCTCGGGCTCATCGCGATAGTGTTGTGCGGCACGGTGGTCGACGGCGTGGCAGAAGATGCGTGGCCGTGGGTTGTGGTCCCGGTCGCTGCGAGCGTGCTGATCATTCTCTGTGGGGCGCAACGCGACTCGCTTCCGCGGGGCGTCGACGCTCTGCGGGGTGTGGTGTTCGTGGCGGCGGGAACGATCGCGTACGAGGTGTACCTGTGGCACTGGCCCTTGCTGATCTTCTGGCTCGCGCACGTCAACGACGACACCGTCGGTGTGGCCGAAGGCGGCGTCGTGCTGCTGACCGCGGCAGTGGCGGCATTCGCCACCGCGCGCCTGGTCGACGGTCCGCGCGAGTCAAATCATGTGCGGCAACTGCTTTCGGGTTCGGTCATCGTTGTGCTGGCCGCCGCGTTGGCGGTCACGTCGTTGGGCTGGCAGGGGCACGTCGCCCTGGCCCGCGCGAGCGGTGCCGAACTCAGCGCACTGTCCGCACGCGACTATCCGGGCGCGGAAGCGCTGATAGAGGGTCGCAAGGTCGCCAGACTGCCTACGCGTCCGACGGCATTGGAGGCCGCCGAGGACATGCCGCCGGCCACCATCGACGGTTGTGTCACCGATTTCCCCGGCGTCGACGTCAAGACCTGTGTCTACGGAGATCCCACGGCCCAGCGCACCATCGCCTTGGCCGGCGGCTCGCATTCCGAGCATTGGCTCACCGCGTTGCATGCGCTGGGCCGGCAGCACCGGTTCAAGGTGACCACGTATCTGAAGATGGGTTGTCCCTTGACGACCAAGGACGTTCCGCTGATCGCCGGGTCTCCCGACCTGTATCCGCAGTGCCGGACGTGGTCGGACAATGCGCTGGCACGTATCATCGCCGACCGGCCCGACTACGTCTTCTTCACGAGCACCCGCCCGATCCTGACCGGGCCCGGCGACTACGTTCCGGATTATTATCTGGGTATCTGGGATGAACTGTCTGCCAACGGCATTCGGATGCTCGGTATGCGTGACACCCCGTGGATGCTCAAACAGGGCTGGTTCTTCTCACCTGTCGACTGCCTGGCCGCGGGTGGGGACGCCGACGGCTGCGGGCTGCCGCGCTACGAGGCGCTCGCCGAACGCAATCCCACCCTCGACCATCTGGCCGACTACCCGTTGATGACTGCGCTCGACCTCAGCGACGCTGTGTGCGGGCCGGACATGTGCCGTGCGGTCGAGGGCAATGTGCTGGTCTATCACGACGCTCACCATCTGTCGGCCACCTATGTCCGGACGCTGACCCGCGAGCTCGGTCGGCAACTGCGCGGCGCCACGCGCTGGTGGTAG
- a CDS encoding helix-turn-helix transcriptional regulator, with amino-acid sequence MSLIGRTDEFSSLTSAASHVTQAGRALVIEGEPGIGKTTMLATVAQWAGDNGFTVLSCAGVQCQTKVGYAGVHELVHPLLGYAEALPTHQRRALLAAFGMEEHEQPNPLLIGVAMLGLIEEAAAHKPLMLIVDDAQWLDGSSLHVLTFVGRRLANSPVMLLCATRPGLDGEPARLVSLSRVPLGPVDEVTSRAILAEAVTGMGERAPNDLIQRRILTEAAGNPLAIAELAKAVVNSGEQSAFAASAPLPTTRRIERVFLEQLDSLPDPSRAMLALISAGDEASLVELIDAAHRVGLSENALDPLERGGLITVDDGQIRVRHPLIRSVAYRAVGLAQRSAFHRALADASTDPMRAAWQRSAAAYGPDETIAAELELAADSALRRGANDEAAAALRRAAALSPSSDSRVRRLVGAIMPAYRAGLSVEAIDILGDAEPLATDPIDLFELAFARFTMGVTTGVAAPRVSDLVALADRLGASGEREYQTRMLAAAAAQCRMHGLCERDRYVVAEALHSLEHRGDPSIEIALATVEDTKYARHFRSESERLRAQVTGDVTALMSMGLAAESVSDLDIAQACWSEAIGVAHAEGAPTLECEALRGSARAQIVAGHLQEATVSAQGALRIATDANLSISTGAAAALLARAHVWRGEVRAAEQTLATARQHLPTDTPLLWLDELAWASGLLALTVHDYQQAFVDLSKMTRDRGARRWAIADLTEAAVGSRHAGMIGEVIDEIAAEATTLGSDHVAMLVHRSRGLLASDDADAEHHFGSALQYADAAEQSPLEYARTQLCYGEWLRRQRRIVDARAQLSSALRVFESRGAQPYARRARGELRAAGVQLPGVTVEDRVTELTPQELQIAQLAAAGLSNQQIADRIYVSHRTVGAHLYKIFPKLGITSRNQLRDVLDDGNSHASGS; translated from the coding sequence ATGTCGTTGATCGGCCGCACTGACGAGTTCAGTTCACTGACTTCCGCGGCGTCGCATGTCACGCAGGCGGGCCGCGCGCTCGTCATCGAAGGCGAACCCGGCATCGGGAAGACAACTATGTTGGCCACCGTTGCGCAATGGGCAGGCGACAACGGATTCACCGTGCTGTCGTGCGCCGGCGTCCAGTGCCAGACCAAGGTGGGTTATGCCGGTGTCCACGAATTGGTCCACCCGCTTTTGGGTTACGCCGAGGCTCTGCCGACTCATCAGAGAAGAGCGCTGCTGGCCGCATTCGGAATGGAGGAACACGAGCAGCCCAACCCCTTGTTGATCGGGGTGGCAATGCTGGGCTTGATCGAGGAGGCGGCGGCTCACAAACCCCTGATGCTGATCGTCGATGACGCTCAATGGCTTGATGGCTCAAGCTTGCATGTGCTGACGTTCGTCGGACGTCGGTTAGCGAATTCGCCCGTGATGCTGTTGTGTGCGACGCGACCAGGCCTGGACGGCGAGCCGGCGCGGCTCGTCTCACTGTCGCGAGTTCCGCTCGGACCTGTCGACGAGGTGACCTCGCGGGCAATACTGGCCGAGGCGGTGACAGGGATGGGCGAGCGCGCACCCAACGACCTCATTCAACGCCGAATACTTACCGAAGCCGCCGGAAATCCGTTGGCCATTGCGGAGTTGGCCAAGGCAGTGGTGAACAGTGGCGAACAGAGTGCGTTCGCGGCGTCGGCGCCGTTACCGACCACGCGGCGCATCGAACGGGTCTTCCTCGAACAACTGGATTCGCTTCCAGACCCCAGTCGGGCGATGCTCGCCTTGATATCGGCCGGGGATGAAGCGTCGCTTGTGGAGCTGATTGATGCCGCCCACCGCGTGGGTCTGTCGGAGAACGCCTTGGATCCGTTGGAGCGCGGCGGGCTGATCACGGTCGACGACGGCCAGATTCGGGTTCGCCATCCACTGATTAGATCCGTCGCCTATCGCGCAGTCGGGCTGGCGCAACGTTCCGCCTTCCATCGCGCACTCGCCGACGCCTCGACCGATCCGATGCGTGCCGCATGGCAGCGTTCGGCTGCGGCGTATGGACCCGACGAGACGATTGCTGCCGAGTTGGAACTCGCCGCCGACAGCGCGCTGCGTCGCGGTGCGAATGACGAAGCGGCAGCGGCATTGCGTCGCGCCGCGGCGTTGTCGCCCTCGTCGGACAGTCGCGTTCGTCGGCTGGTGGGCGCGATCATGCCGGCGTACCGTGCGGGGCTGTCGGTTGAAGCCATCGATATCCTGGGCGATGCGGAACCGCTCGCCACCGACCCCATTGACTTGTTCGAGCTTGCGTTCGCGCGCTTCACCATGGGAGTCACCACGGGTGTTGCGGCCCCGAGGGTGTCGGATCTCGTGGCGCTGGCGGACAGACTCGGCGCCAGCGGCGAACGAGAGTATCAGACGCGCATGTTGGCAGCCGCGGCCGCGCAATGTCGCATGCACGGGCTGTGCGAGCGTGACAGGTATGTGGTGGCCGAAGCGCTGCACTCACTCGAGCATCGAGGAGACCCCTCGATCGAGATCGCTCTTGCCACTGTCGAGGACACCAAATACGCCCGTCATTTCCGTAGTGAGTCGGAGCGTCTGCGCGCTCAGGTGACCGGCGATGTCACGGCATTGATGTCGATGGGCCTTGCCGCGGAATCGGTGTCGGACTTGGACATCGCGCAAGCCTGTTGGAGCGAGGCAATCGGAGTCGCCCATGCCGAGGGCGCGCCTACCCTCGAGTGCGAAGCACTCCGCGGTTCCGCTCGGGCGCAGATCGTCGCGGGACACCTGCAGGAGGCGACGGTCAGTGCGCAAGGCGCCTTGCGCATCGCGACCGACGCCAATCTATCCATCAGTACCGGTGCCGCAGCGGCCCTGCTGGCACGAGCTCATGTCTGGCGCGGGGAGGTCAGGGCCGCGGAGCAAACGCTGGCGACGGCGCGACAACACCTGCCGACCGACACCCCGCTGCTGTGGTTGGACGAGCTTGCCTGGGCCAGCGGCCTGTTGGCCCTGACGGTGCACGATTACCAGCAGGCATTCGTCGACCTGTCGAAGATGACCCGTGATCGCGGCGCCCGCCGTTGGGCGATCGCCGATCTGACGGAGGCCGCGGTCGGCAGCCGCCATGCCGGCATGATCGGCGAAGTCATCGACGAGATCGCCGCGGAAGCAACGACTCTGGGATCCGACCACGTTGCGATGCTGGTGCACCGCAGTCGCGGACTGCTGGCGAGCGATGATGCCGACGCCGAGCACCACTTCGGGTCTGCGCTGCAGTACGCGGATGCGGCCGAACAGAGTCCGCTTGAGTACGCCCGAACCCAGCTCTGCTATGGAGAGTGGCTGCGACGCCAGCGCCGCATCGTCGATGCTCGCGCTCAATTGTCGTCTGCACTGCGTGTATTCGAATCCCGTGGCGCGCAGCCGTACGCGCGGCGCGCCCGCGGCGAACTGCGCGCGGCCGGAGTGCAACTCCCTGGTGTGACCGTAGAGGATCGGGTCACCGAGTTGACTCCACAAGAGCTGCAGATCGCTCAGCTGGCCGCGGCGGGTCTGAGCAACCAGCAGATCGCGGACCGAATCTACGTATCCCACCGCACCGTGGGCGCGCATCTCTACAAGATCTTCCCGAAGCTCGGCATCACCAGCCGCAACCAGCTGCGGGATGTGCTCGACGACGGAAACTCACACGCGAGTGGTTCTTAG
- a CDS encoding arsenic resistance protein — translation MSSHLSDWLERHQLAIYLAALAAGAALGAAWPAASGRWETAVYPVLAVLLYATFLQVPFTKLAAAFRDVRFLAAVLAVNFVVVPLVVAALTSVATLPRAVLLGVLLTLLTPCIDYVIVFCGLAGGDNQRLLAAAPLLMLIQMVALPVLLWVFVGPGLADIVDVGPFLEAFLSLIVAPLLLAWATEGLAARRRSGQAITSAMTAAMVPVMAATLVVVVASQFPKISDQVDQVLRVVPLYAAFLLVMALVGLVAARLLRLDTGRARALIFTGATRNSLVVLPLALALPAAYGITPAIVVTQTLVELLGMIVYVRAVPLLIPAR, via the coding sequence TTGTCCTCACACCTCAGCGACTGGCTGGAGCGCCACCAGCTCGCGATCTACCTGGCCGCGCTGGCCGCCGGCGCGGCCCTCGGAGCTGCCTGGCCTGCGGCCTCGGGCAGGTGGGAGACCGCTGTCTACCCCGTGCTCGCCGTGCTGCTGTATGCGACGTTTCTGCAGGTTCCATTCACCAAGTTGGCCGCGGCCTTTCGCGACGTCCGGTTTCTGGCCGCCGTCCTTGCCGTCAACTTCGTGGTGGTTCCGCTCGTGGTTGCCGCGCTGACCAGTGTGGCGACGCTGCCCCGGGCTGTGCTGCTGGGCGTGCTGCTGACGTTGCTCACCCCCTGCATCGATTACGTCATCGTGTTCTGCGGGCTGGCCGGCGGCGACAACCAACGCCTGCTGGCCGCCGCTCCCCTGCTCATGCTGATCCAGATGGTGGCCCTGCCGGTTCTGCTGTGGGTGTTCGTCGGCCCCGGACTGGCCGACATCGTCGATGTCGGCCCCTTCCTCGAAGCCTTCCTGAGCCTCATCGTGGCGCCCCTGCTACTGGCCTGGGCCACCGAAGGACTCGCAGCCCGCCGTCGAAGCGGCCAGGCCATCACATCGGCGATGACCGCCGCGATGGTGCCCGTGATGGCGGCGACCCTGGTCGTGGTCGTCGCGAGCCAGTTCCCGAAGATCAGCGACCAGGTCGACCAGGTGTTGAGAGTCGTCCCCCTCTATGCGGCGTTCCTGCTGGTGATGGCGTTGGTCGGGCTGGTCGCAGCCCGGCTGTTGCGGCTCGACACCGGCCGCGCGCGGGCGCTGATCTTCACCGGCGCGACGCGCAACTCGCTGGTCGTGCTGCCCCTCGCGCTGGCACTGCCCGCGGCCTACGGCATCACCCCGGCCATCGTCGTCACGCAAACGCTGGTCGAACTGCTCGGCATGATCGTCTACGTCCGAGCGGTCCCGCTCCTGATCCCCGCGCGCTGA
- a CDS encoding serine hydrolase, producing the protein MTLATVVGVALSVVIAVPAQADLGQRTAQADAYLASRPGTVGYVLRDRVTGQAYRNANAGAMIWTASTIKLAMVVDLLTRASAGKITLTDADRQLMTAMMHASDSDAADALWERYGGPDHTAFNRDFPAYGMTGVQPQPGFGAVYPYWGFQKSTTDDLDRLMNYTLTRLPAAQTAAIVSEMQRVDGNQQWGVWGAGPAMAPGNKNGWSQEQGGWVTNSVGFAGPKQRYTLAIMNSLDGKGGYDDGVQTTTRLAQILLGTP; encoded by the coding sequence ATGACGCTGGCGACGGTGGTCGGGGTGGCGTTGTCGGTCGTGATCGCCGTACCCGCTCAGGCCGATCTCGGCCAGCGCACGGCTCAAGCCGATGCGTACCTGGCGAGCCGACCCGGCACCGTGGGCTATGTGCTGCGCGACCGGGTGACAGGGCAGGCCTACCGTAACGCGAACGCCGGCGCGATGATCTGGACCGCCTCGACCATCAAGCTCGCGATGGTGGTGGATCTGCTGACCCGCGCCAGCGCCGGCAAGATCACGCTGACCGATGCCGACCGTCAGCTCATGACCGCGATGATGCACGCCTCGGACAGCGACGCCGCCGACGCATTGTGGGAGCGCTATGGCGGGCCGGATCACACGGCGTTCAACCGGGACTTCCCGGCATACGGCATGACCGGGGTGCAGCCGCAGCCTGGCTTCGGCGCTGTCTATCCGTACTGGGGTTTTCAGAAGTCGACGACTGATGACCTCGACCGCCTGATGAACTACACCCTGACCCGGCTGCCCGCAGCTCAAACCGCCGCCATCGTCTCCGAGATGCAGCGCGTCGACGGCAACCAGCAGTGGGGCGTGTGGGGAGCGGGTCCGGCGATGGCTCCCGGGAACAAGAACGGGTGGTCGCAGGAACAGGGCGGCTGGGTCACCAACAGCGTCGGGTTCGCCGGTCCGAAACAGCGCTACACGCTTGCCATCATGAATTCCCTCGACGGCAAGGGCGGGTACGACGACGGCGTACAAACCACCACCCGGCTGGCGCAGATCCTGCTCGGCACACCCTGA
- a CDS encoding winged helix-turn-helix transcriptional regulator — MSKKLNDDCPIARAMAVLGERWSMLILREAMLGRTRFSDFRNELGIAPDILSSRLSALVAAGVFEVVDYQEPGDRRRQRYELTEAGHDVSTILVALGQWGRTHMPSATDNGNRFVETATRKPVRAVLNRRDGQIVESGEVILVPKPSQRTR; from the coding sequence ATGTCGAAGAAACTGAATGACGACTGCCCCATCGCCCGCGCCATGGCGGTATTGGGCGAGCGATGGTCGATGCTGATCCTGCGCGAGGCCATGCTGGGACGCACACGCTTCTCCGACTTCCGCAACGAACTCGGCATCGCTCCCGACATTCTGAGTTCTCGACTGTCGGCCCTGGTCGCAGCCGGCGTCTTCGAGGTCGTCGACTACCAGGAGCCCGGTGATCGGCGGCGGCAGCGCTATGAGTTGACCGAGGCTGGCCACGACGTCAGCACGATCCTCGTTGCGCTCGGACAGTGGGGCCGAACACACATGCCGTCTGCGACGGACAACGGTAACCGGTTCGTCGAGACCGCTACGCGCAAGCCGGTGCGAGCGGTACTGAACCGCCGCGACGGTCAGATCGTCGAGTCCGGCGAAGTCATCCTGGTGCCCAAACCGAGCCAGAGGACGCGCTGA
- a CDS encoding BlaI/MecI/CopY family transcriptional regulator, producing the protein MQQRGFGDLEAVVMDRVWASDEAVTVREIFDDLAAKREIAYTTVMSTMDNLHRKGWLERTRVGKAYSYWPTMTREERSANLMRDALHAGGDADLVLNFFLNQINDEESEQLRVALRKLARRRGAT; encoded by the coding sequence GTGCAGCAGCGTGGTTTCGGCGACCTGGAAGCGGTCGTGATGGACCGGGTTTGGGCCAGTGACGAGGCGGTCACGGTCCGCGAGATCTTCGACGACCTGGCAGCGAAGCGCGAGATCGCTTATACGACCGTCATGTCCACCATGGACAACCTGCATCGCAAGGGCTGGCTGGAACGCACGCGGGTCGGCAAGGCCTACAGTTACTGGCCCACCATGACGCGCGAGGAACGGTCGGCGAACCTCATGCGCGACGCTCTGCATGCCGGCGGTGACGCCGACCTGGTGCTGAACTTCTTCCTGAACCAGATCAACGACGAAGAGTCCGAGCAATTGCGCGTGGCCCTGCGCAAGCTGGCTCGGCGTCGAGGCGCCACGTGA